GTCTTGTTTCCAAATCGACGTATTCTTTTGTTACTTCATACACTTGAATATCCTTGTTTTTTAAAACGAAAATAATAGGGTCGAGTTTTTTGACAAAGTCATCAAACTTATCGCAAGGTATGCGAACTTCCATCGTATATTCTTTTTCATTTGCAAAATCTCGTGCAAATTCCTTGGAAATAAATCCCTGGTGAGCTCTAACTTGTTCTTCTATGTAATTTTTTGCTTCAGTTATATTCTTTGTCTCAAAAAGTAAAGATCCCTCTTTAATGAATTTACGGTCAGGTTTAAAGATTCCTAAGCCATGTTCTTCATGTTGGGAATTATTTTGATTTGAAACGACAACGTCTCGAGTTTCCTCAGTTGTATTTGTGGAATCAGTTTTATTAGCACATGATATAAGCAAAATAAAAAAGGAAATCCATAAAGAAATGCTTGCCTTCATTTTTTTATCAAAGATAATGTTTCTTTTTAAAAAATTTTTATAAATAGCTAACAAAATTTAATTTTTATTCGAATCTTAATATTATGTTTATTCTCATACCTAGGGGCAGTAAACCATGATTTTTTTGCGGATGTTTAACTAAAAATAGACTTTTTGTTGTAATGAAGTTACTAACAATTTTTAGTCTTAGAATTCCGAAAATTTTCTTTATCAAATTTTTCCAAGTGTTAATGAAAAAAAAAAACAGGCAACCATTTGGCTGCCTGTATAATTTTTAGTGATTTATTAAGTTTATTCCACTCCTTTAATTCTCATAGCAAAGAAAGTGCGGAGGACGAAGAAAAGAGCAATGGCAATAAAAATAGCTCCGATGATGTGAGAATAAGGTAGAAATGCTGGACTGATGGCGATCTCCATGGCAAGCACTCCAAACAGCGTGGTGAATTTAATAATTGGGTTTAATGAAACGGATGAAGTATCTTTAAAAGGATCACCTACAGTATCCCCTACAACAGTAGCAGCATGTAGATCAGTCCCCTTAGCTTTGAGCTCCACTTCGACAATTTTTTTAGCGTTGTCCCATGCTCCACCTGCATTGGCCATAAAAACTGCTTGGAATAATCCGAAAATAGCAATTGATATCAAGTAACTTATAAACATAGAAACAGCTTCAATATGGTTATTTTCACCAGGTGAAGAAAGGAAAGCTACACCCAATGCGAAAGAGAAAATTCCAATGAAGATGTTAAACATTCCTGATTGAGCGTATTTCGTACAAATAGCTACCACTTGACTTGACTTTTCTGCACTGGCTTTTTTTTCTGCGTTGGGATCGAGATTGATGTTTTTCTTGATGTACTGAACAGTACGTCCTGCACCTGTTGTTACGGCTTGAGTAGAAGCAGCTGTAAACCAATAAATCACTGCACCACCAAGTACAAAGCCAAAAATGGTATAGGGGTTAAGTATGCTGAGTAATGAAGCTGGTTCAACTCCTAATGCTTTTTCCACCAACAAGATGAGGGAGAAAATCATGGTTGTTGCACCCACCACAGCGGTACCTATAAGAACTGGCTTAGCCGTTGCTTTGAACGTGTTGCCCGTTCCGTCATTAGCCTCAAGGTAGTGTTTGGAAAGTTCAAAATCGGGGGTAAAATGAAATTCTTTTTCTATTTCTTCTTTGACGTTAGGAATGTCTTCAATAAGGGATAGTTCGTAAATGGACTGAGCATTGTCGGTTACAGGACCATAGCTGTCGACGGCAATAGTAACGGGACCCATTCCAAGCATTCCGAAGGCAACCAAACCAAAAGCGAAAATAGGTGGATAAACCATGTATTGTTCCAAACCATAAGTACTAGCAAAATATGCTATAACCATTAAAACTATGAAAACAATTCCTTGCCAAAAAGCACTAAAGTTCCCTGCTACAAAACCAGAAAGAATATTTAACGAAGCACCCCCACGTTTGGATGACTCAACCACTTCATTAACATGAGCGGAATTTGGGCTCGTAAAGATTTTTGTAAATTCAGGAATAAGAGCTGCACCCAACGTTCCAGCAGAGATGATGGTACTTAAAATGATCCAAAGGTTGTTCCCAAGATCTTTAAGAATAAAATAGCTAGATATATATGTGATAACAATAGATAGAATGGAAGTTAGCCAAACAAGATGAGTTAATGGCTTTTCGAAATCAAACTGGTCCTTGTTATGGTAAATGGCTCTACTGATGAGGTTGTTAATACCATAAGATGCAATAGATGTAAGAATCATTAAAGCACGCATAACAAAAATCCACATAAGCAGTTTTACTTGAATAACTGGATCGTAGACACCTAAAAGTATGAACGAGATAAGTGCTACGCCCGTTACTCCGTAAGTTTCGAAACCATCAGCAGTAGGTCCGACACTGTCGCCAGCATTATCTCCGACACAGTCGGCTATAGTACCGGGGTTGCGAGGATCATCTTCTTCTATCTTAAAAATTACTTTCATCAAGTCTGATCCTATATCAGCAATTTTGGTAAAAATTCCACCAGCAATTCTCAACGCACTAGCACCTAACGACTCGCCAATAGCGAAGCCAATAAAACTTGCTCCCGCATATTCTCCAGGTACCAATAGCAGAATAATGAGCATAATAGCTAATTCTATGCTGATGAGCATGACTCCAATGCTCATACCAGCATTAAGAGGAATGTTAAGAAGTTTAATTGGTTTTCTTTCAAGAGAAGCAAATGCCATTCGGCTATTTGAAAGTGTGTTCATTCTAATACCAAACCATGCCACAGAATAAGATCCCAACATTCCCACGACGGTCCATGCTAGAATCATAAGCACTCCCCCGATACCAAAACTGGTTTCGGTCAAGTATCCAAAATAAAATGCTACGGCTGCACCAATAAAAAGAAACAAAATCAGTAAAAACCTACCTTGACGAATAAGATATGTTTTACCCGTTTGGTAAATAACTTCAGCTACCTCAAGCATCGATCGATGTGCCGGAAATTTTTTAACACGCAAAAATTGAAATAATCCAAAAAGTAATCCCAGCAAAACAATTCCAAATCCCCAGTACAAAAGTGTTTCCTCTTTAATTCCATCAGGAACAACTAAATTAGCTTCGCTGGCTTTCGAAAGAAAAGGAAACACCAGCATCAAAAGAAACAACCACCATTTTTTCATAATGTTAAATTTTTACAAAAATACGAGTTTATTAAATTCGTTTTAAATAATAATTTAAATATATGATCTGTTAGCAGCTTGAGCAAATAACTCACAACTCACAATAAGCTGAGGCTGATAAAACCGTATGTTAAAGCTAAAATGACTTTAATCAATTTGATCATCATGAATGATCTTGCAGACTCTGCAAGGAGTGGTAGTCCGGCATGTCCTTCCTGAACAATGGAGTTTGCCATTAAGATAGGAAATGGAATAATGTTATTGGCAAAGAGAGTGACAAAAATCATGTGAGGACCTGATTCTGGTATGATTCCTATTAAAACGGCAAGGATCAGAACAATGTAAAGGTTATTATTAATCCATCTTTCAATATCAATTGCTTGGTAAAGAAAATAGAGAACTAACATGGTGGCAAAAACCCATAGCAGCAAACGAAAAAAATGTTTTTTGAAAACATGTTTCCAAACATGTTCTAAAAGAAAGTGATCGTTGACACCCATGCTGAGAAAAAACGTCAATAAAGCAAGTCCACCTAATAGCTTTTTAATATATCCTTCTACTTGTAAATAACTAACGTTTGAATCGACCTGATGACTGTGATCTGGTAAAAACAACAATGCTACAGAAAGAAGGAGAAGTATGAAAAGGATAAAAATTCTTTCAAATGAAGGCTGCCTAAGATTAGTAATACAACATTTTATAAAACCCTGCTCGTGAAAAACATCGTTTTCATGCAATTCAAAGTGAGTGTTGATTTGAAAGTTTTTGGAATACAAAACGTTGGTAATCCATCCTACTACGGTAGCTAAAACGAAAAGGCCAGCAAGCAACAATAGGGCTTTTTCGGGAAAAAGACTTAACATAACATAAGATTCATCACCTGTTGTAGCTATGAAATTAGCAAGGATAGAACCGAAATTTACGGTACCATGTGTATAGAGTGTCACCCACAGGTAACTTCCTGCACAACCTGGAAGAAGGCCAAAAAAAACGGCTATGATGAGTTGAAGCATTTTTCGCTGAGAAAACTTTTCAAGCCATTTTCCTTTGCTCAAAACGTTGACATATTCAATCAACAACATGAGCATCAGAACTACCAGTGTAATCATGAGACTTTGAATAAGCAGTTCAATAAATACTTCCATTTTTTTCGCAAAAATATCATAAGTCCTTAAACAAGATCTTTCTCATGTTGTGTACAAAAACTTTATTTTTGCGTATATGAAAAGACTTTTATTTTACTGTTTTATTGTTTGTTCCGTTATTATTTCCCATTCTCAGGAGTTACGGAAGCTTTCAGGAGATGAAATCCGTGAGGATTTATGGTTTTTCAGGATTTTGCTTGAAAAGGGGCACATTAATATACAATCGGTAGCTCAAATGCAAAAAATTGATTCATTGATAAAGATCATTGATGAAAAATATAGAACATCGGGTGCCTACCAATATGAATTTTTCTTAGAACTTCTGAAAGTTGTTCATCATGTAAATGATATTCATACGGCGGTGTTTCTTACTGAAGAAGACAACGATTATATAAAAAATAATGGAAAATATCTTCCTTTGAGTTTAAGCTATGAGAAGGGGAAGTTGTTGATAAAAGACATTACCCACTCAGAAAAAGACAAACTTATAAGACAAGAGGTAATTTCTATCAATGGAAAAGATGCTGATAGTATCATGGCTATTCTTATTAAATTCGTAAATATAGATGGAGACGATTCATTAGTGCAAAAAAAATTGGCTGCTTATTATTTTCGCTCCCTATATCCATTTCTTTTTCCCTGTCTGGATAGTAACTTAATTGTTTTGAAAAATGATACCTCTCAACTCATTGATACACTTGTTTTATTGTCATGTCAAAAGAAAGATGAAACTTCTAATAATGCAAAATCGGACAAATCAAATGATCCCAATTTTTCTTTTTTCTATTTAGATGAGGAGCGATTGGGTTATCTGAAAATTTCTTCATTCTTACCCTCTGAACTAAAGAGTTATAGAATTTTTTTACGTGATGTTTTTCATTATTTGAAAAAAAACAAAACTGATGTGCTGATTTTGGATTTGCGAAATAATAGTGGAGGACTTTTAGATTTTGCAAGGCAACTCTTAGAATACCTTATCCCCTCTGAAAGAAGATATATTGATTATGTCACCCTTCGTAACAACTTGGTCATTCAATGGGTCTTGATCAAAAACTCGTTCCTTCAACCTGAAATTACGCGTTTTATTGGTAGATTGTCTGGAAAAGCTCAACGTCACCTGTGGAGTAAAAATCTTGTTTCTACTTATAAAAATTTTCCCGTAAAATCTGTTAAACCTAATTTTTTCGTTTACACAGGCAAGTTGTATGTTTTGATGAATTCACTTTGTGCATCAGCCACAGGTGTAGTGCTCAATAATCTATATATGCGACCTAATACGATTTTTTTAGGTACTCCAGCTGCTTGTACCCGAGATGGTTCCTATGGCAATCCTGTAAGTTTTAAACTCCCTAATAGTCGGATCCGAATAACGGTGAGCAGTATCTATATCAAACAAACTGTCGACACGGCTTTTTTCAACTATAAATCATATCCTTTTAAAAACATTGTTCCTCACATCATTGTAGAAGATAAAGAATTTCCTACGAATCTTGAAGAATTATATCATTTTCTTCTTGAAAAAGAAAGAAATCATGTATTTTTTCAAAATAAACAAAAGTGAAGTTGAAATTTTCTTATATTCTGTTACTTTTAGGCATTTATCTGCATGGGCAATTACTTGATAGTATACCTTATTTTCTAGAACAGTTTAATAGGGAAGTAGCACCTGCAAAATGGGGATTGGTCATAAAACGGTTATCAGATAAAAAAACTTTTGTTTCGTTTCATGCTAACGATTATTTTGTTCCTGCTTCAATAGTTAAATTACTTACTACTTCGGCTGCATTACACACATTGGGGGAGTCCTATGTCTTTCGTACCCTTTTCTATTTACAAGGGAATAAAGAAGAAGGGAACGTATGGAGAGGAGATTTAATTGTAATTGGCCAAGGTGATCCAACTCTGGGGATGAAAGGGGTCGATACGATGTTATGGGCTGATAGTTTGGTTATTTGTTTAAAAAAAATGGGAATAGATTCCATTACAGGGGGCGTAATCGGTTTGGCTTCGTGGTTCGATTCTATCATTGTTCCCTCAGGTTATGCTACGGATGATGTTGGGAATTATTTTGGAGCTGGAACGGCTTCGTTGGTGTGGAATAATGGTCAGATTTACTTGTTTTTCAAAACCGGTAAACCTGGCGAAAAAGCTGTCTTGTGGCAAACTTTACCTTCCTTGCCTGGTCTGAATTGGAGTGTAAGTGTTATAAGTGGTAAACCGGGATCAGGCGATCGGTGTAAGGTATTTGGATATCCTTTCGAATGG
The Bacteroidales bacterium genome window above contains:
- a CDS encoding DUF4349 domain-containing protein, giving the protein MKASISLWISFFILLISCANKTDSTNTTEETRDVVVSNQNNSQHEEHGLGIFKPDRKFIKEGSLLFETKNITEAKNYIEEQVRAHQGFISKEFARDFANEKEYTMEVRIPCDKFDDFVKKLDPIIFVLKNKDIQVYEVTKEYVDLETRLKTKQEIKKHYEELLKHARNISEIMQIQQKIDSLQLDIESLQGRLSHLQNQVQYSTLSITFYEPKMKKTFFWKRAKENFLEGWHILIWIVQAIITLWPIWLITIIIILIYNYSKKKKRSLSSSDNLPDKNQ
- a CDS encoding sodium-translocating pyrophosphatase, which gives rise to MKKWWLFLLMLVFPFLSKASEANLVVPDGIKEETLLYWGFGIVLLGLLFGLFQFLRVKKFPAHRSMLEVAEVIYQTGKTYLIRQGRFLLILFLFIGAAVAFYFGYLTETSFGIGGVLMILAWTVVGMLGSYSVAWFGIRMNTLSNSRMAFASLERKPIKLLNIPLNAGMSIGVMLISIELAIMLIILLLVPGEYAGASFIGFAIGESLGASALRIAGGIFTKIADIGSDLMKVIFKIEEDDPRNPGTIADCVGDNAGDSVGPTADGFETYGVTGVALISFILLGVYDPVIQVKLLMWIFVMRALMILTSIASYGINNLISRAIYHNKDQFDFEKPLTHLVWLTSILSIVITYISSYFILKDLGNNLWIILSTIISAGTLGAALIPEFTKIFTSPNSAHVNEVVESSKRGGASLNILSGFVAGNFSAFWQGIVFIVLMVIAYFASTYGLEQYMVYPPIFAFGLVAFGMLGMGPVTIAVDSYGPVTDNAQSIYELSLIEDIPNVKEEIEKEFHFTPDFELSKHYLEANDGTGNTFKATAKPVLIGTAVVGATTMIFSLILLVEKALGVEPASLLSILNPYTIFGFVLGGAVIYWFTAASTQAVTTGAGRTVQYIKKNINLDPNAEKKASAEKSSQVVAICTKYAQSGMFNIFIGIFSFALGVAFLSSPGENNHIEAVSMFISYLISIAIFGLFQAVFMANAGGAWDNAKKIVEVELKAKGTDLHAATVVGDTVGDPFKDTSSVSLNPIIKFTTLFGVLAMEIAISPAFLPYSHIIGAIFIAIALFFVLRTFFAMRIKGVE
- a CDS encoding putative manganese transporter, translating into MEVFIELLIQSLMITLVVLMLMLLIEYVNVLSKGKWLEKFSQRKMLQLIIAVFFGLLPGCAGSYLWVTLYTHGTVNFGSILANFIATTGDESYVMLSLFPEKALLLLAGLFVLATVVGWITNVLYSKNFQINTHFELHENDVFHEQGFIKCCITNLRQPSFERIFILFILLLLSVALLFLPDHSHQVDSNVSYLQVEGYIKKLLGGLALLTFFLSMGVNDHFLLEHVWKHVFKKHFFRLLLWVFATMLVLYFLYQAIDIERWINNNLYIVLILAVLIGIIPESGPHMIFVTLFANNIIPFPILMANSIVQEGHAGLPLLAESARSFMMIKLIKVILALTYGFISLSLL
- a CDS encoding S41 family peptidase, which codes for MKRLLFYCFIVCSVIISHSQELRKLSGDEIREDLWFFRILLEKGHINIQSVAQMQKIDSLIKIIDEKYRTSGAYQYEFFLELLKVVHHVNDIHTAVFLTEEDNDYIKNNGKYLPLSLSYEKGKLLIKDITHSEKDKLIRQEVISINGKDADSIMAILIKFVNIDGDDSLVQKKLAAYYFRSLYPFLFPCLDSNLIVLKNDTSQLIDTLVLLSCQKKDETSNNAKSDKSNDPNFSFFYLDEERLGYLKISSFLPSELKSYRIFLRDVFHYLKKNKTDVLILDLRNNSGGLLDFARQLLEYLIPSERRYIDYVTLRNNLVIQWVLIKNSFLQPEITRFIGRLSGKAQRHLWSKNLVSTYKNFPVKSVKPNFFVYTGKLYVLMNSLCASATGVVLNNLYMRPNTIFLGTPAACTRDGSYGNPVSFKLPNSRIRITVSSIYIKQTVDTAFFNYKSYPFKNIVPHIIVEDKEFPTNLEELYHFLLEKERNHVFFQNKQK